A single genomic interval of Blochmannia endosymbiont of Camponotus sp. C-003 harbors:
- a CDS encoding autotransporter assembly complex protein TamA, whose protein sequence is MNENSGLLVIKVEPGIPVIVTEVNVVIQGDGAQDVDYQKIIKDSKSFIGKRLSHKDYEQFKNKLYNLALFKGYFDAKFQNSQLIVIPSRYQSVWNIDFYSGQRYVFERIKFHGNQIKEDYLKNISNIRLGEHYSAASVMELNRRFSYTNWFESVSISSDYMHLQQKKKIILDIFLDPCAKNNFAIGSGYTIDVGPRTKIIWKKPWINAYGHSLETNFSLSTPEQVLDLSYKIPLFSNPLEQYYLLQGGLIHEDTDNIQSSAVTVNMARYWNCSHKWQRSINVHWHFNYCSNRYITKNIIFIYPGISISRVRKRGEIIPYWGDSQRYSINISNNCWKSDINFVAVQVQNIWVRTFLKKHRILARGNLSWIDTNNFSSIGLMFRFFSNIDNGIRGYKYKSLYPYDNTKCFKSVVAKLITTTFEYQYNVINKWWGAMFIDAGEITNNIKWDNLRSGIGIGARWQLPIGPVKLDVATPLMHKGKINRQFLYLYVGLGPDL, encoded by the coding sequence TTGAATGAAAATTCTGGTTTATTAGTTATTAAAGTTGAGCCTGGGATTCCAGTTATAGTAACTGAAGTAAATGTCGTTATACAAGGAGATGGTGCACAGGATGTTGATTATCAAAAAATAATAAAAGATAGCAAATCTTTTATTGGAAAAAGATTAAGTCACAAAGATTATGAACAGTTTAAAAATAAACTGTATAATTTAGCTTTATTCAAAGGATATTTTGATGCTAAGTTCCAAAATAGTCAACTTATTGTTATACCTTCTCGTTATCAAAGTGTTTGGAATATAGATTTTTATAGTGGTCAGCGTTATGTTTTTGAAAGAATTAAATTCCATGGTAATCAAATTAAGGAGGATTATTTAAAAAACATATCTAATATACGCTTGGGAGAACATTACAGTGCTGCATCCGTTATGGAATTAAATCGTCGATTTTCTTACACTAATTGGTTTGAATCAGTATCAATTTCTTCAGATTATATGCATCTTCAACAAAAAAAAAAAATAATATTAGATATTTTTCTTGATCCTTGTGCAAAAAATAATTTTGCAATCGGGTCTGGTTATACTATTGACGTGGGTCCTAGAACTAAAATTATTTGGAAAAAACCATGGATTAATGCATATGGGCATAGTTTAGAAACTAATTTTAGTTTATCTACTCCAGAACAAGTTCTTGATTTAAGTTACAAAATTCCATTATTTTCCAATCCATTAGAACAATATTATTTATTACAAGGAGGTTTGATACACGAAGATACAGATAACATTCAATCCAGTGCTGTGACTGTAAATATGGCTCGTTATTGGAATTGTTCTCACAAATGGCAACGTTCAATTAATGTGCATTGGCACTTTAATTATTGTTCTAATCGTTATATCACTAAAAATATAATATTCATTTATCCAGGGATAAGCATATCCCGTGTTCGGAAGAGAGGTGAAATAATCCCATATTGGGGAGATAGCCAGCGTTACTCAATAAATATATCTAATAATTGTTGGAAATCAGATATTAATTTTGTTGCTGTGCAAGTTCAAAATATTTGGGTGCGGACATTTTTAAAAAAACATCGTATTTTGGCTCGTGGCAATTTAAGTTGGATAGATACCAACAATTTTTCATCTATTGGTTTAATGTTTCGATTTTTTTCTAACATAGACAATGGTATTCGTGGATATAAATATAAATCTTTATATCCTTATGATAATACTAAATGTTTTAAGAGTGTCGTTGCTAAGCTCATTACTACTACGTTTGAATATCAGTATAATGTGATTAATAAGTGGTGGGGAGCTATGTTTATAGATGCAGGGGAGATTACTAATAATATCAAATGGGATAATCTTAGATCTGGTATAGGTATCGGGGCGCGTTGGCAATTACCAATAGGTCCTGTAAAATTGGATGTCGCAACCCCATTAATGCATAAAGGTAAGATAAATCGTCAGTTTTTATATTTATATGTCGGTTTGGGGCCGGATTTATGA
- the cysQ gene encoding 3'(2'),5'-bisphosphate nucleotidase CysQ, which translates to MVEKVSYIARTAGIEIMRIYNGGLKLNACKKLDTSPITNADLFSHKVIVYYLKNLTPKIPILSEEDITRWRECRDKNCFWLIDPLDGTQEFLLRNGEFTVNIAFIEYGQPIMGVVYVPVYNVLYAADNGQVWKINDRGEYINITVRMVRDPIIVMSRRSSDFSCDRYKLYNYLKKLKNYKIVNIGSSFKFCLIAEGSAQFYPRFSCTKIWDTAAGHVIARTAGAAVNDWNGKPLHYKNIDRSFLNPGFQVSSY; encoded by the coding sequence ATGGTGGAAAAAGTAAGTTATATTGCTCGTACAGCTGGAATAGAAATTATGAGGATTTATAACGGAGGTTTAAAATTAAATGCGTGCAAGAAGTTAGATACATCTCCTATCACTAATGCTGATTTATTTTCTCATAAGGTTATTGTGTATTATTTGAAAAATTTGACGCCTAAAATTCCAATTTTATCTGAAGAAGATATTACTAGATGGAGAGAATGTAGAGATAAAAATTGTTTTTGGTTAATAGATCCTTTAGATGGAACTCAAGAGTTTTTATTACGCAATGGTGAGTTCACTGTTAATATTGCTTTCATTGAGTATGGTCAACCTATTATGGGAGTAGTATATGTTCCAGTGTACAATGTATTATATGCTGCAGACAATGGACAAGTATGGAAGATTAATGATCGAGGAGAATATATAAACATTACAGTACGTATGGTTCGTGATCCAATTATAGTGATGAGTCGTCGTAGTAGTGATTTTTCTTGCGATCGATATAAATTATATAATTATTTAAAAAAATTGAAAAACTATAAAATTGTTAACATTGGATCTTCATTTAAATTTTGTTTAATAGCAGAAGGTAGCGCTCAATTTTATCCAAGATTTTCTTGTACTAAAATTTGGGATACAGCTGCTGGACATGTAATAGCTAGAACCGCTGGCGCTGCAGTTAATGATTGGAACGGCAAGCCTTTGCACTATAAAAATATTGATCGGTCTTTTTTAAATCCTGGTTTTCAAGTTTCATCGTATTAA
- the rplI gene encoding 50S ribosomal protein L9 produces MKIILLSNIDKLGSIGSEVIVRSGYARNFLIPKSKAIPSTKKNIEIFKAQQLELQSKTIAAQTQAEFCAETINKLGSITIKAKSGVEGKLFGSIGSRDIATAITAASGFNISKSQIRLPNHDVLKTIGTYNINIHIYNDIFAKINVIILG; encoded by the coding sequence ATGAAGATTATTTTATTAAGTAATATCGATAAACTTGGAAGTATAGGATCAGAAGTTATCGTACGTTCAGGTTATGCTCGTAATTTTTTAATACCCAAATCTAAAGCAATACCATCTACAAAAAAAAATATTGAAATATTTAAAGCACAACAACTTGAGTTACAATCTAAAACTATAGCAGCGCAAACTCAAGCTGAATTTTGCGCAGAAACTATCAACAAATTAGGTAGTATTACTATTAAAGCTAAATCAGGTGTTGAAGGGAAATTATTTGGTTCTATCGGTTCTCGTGATATAGCTACTGCGATCACAGCCGCTTCTGGTTTTAATATTTCTAAATCTCAGATTAGATTACCTAACCATGATGTATTAAAAACTATTGGTACATATAATATAAATATTCATATTTATAACGATATTTTTGCCAAAATAAACGTTATTATTCTTGGTTAA
- the rpsR gene encoding 30S ribosomal protein S18, translating to MARFIRHRKFCRFTAEKCIYVDYKDLITIQHSIIDSGKIIPSRITGTRARYQRQLARAIKRARYLSLLPYTDHHQ from the coding sequence ATGGCACGTTTTATACGTCATCGAAAATTTTGTAGGTTTACGGCAGAAAAATGTATTTATGTTGATTATAAAGATCTTATTACAATACAGCATTCTATTATAGACAGTGGAAAAATCATTCCAAGCAGAATTACTGGAACGCGAGCAAGATATCAACGACAGCTAGCACGTGCCATTAAAAGAGCACGTTATCTTTCTTTACTACCGTATACTGATCATCATCAGTAA
- the rpsF gene encoding 30S ribosomal protein S6, translating to MRYYEIVFMIHPDFKEEISNIIGHYTTIITNGQGKIHRIENWGRRQLAYPVKKLHKAYYVLLNIEVSQDIVKELNDDCHFNKKIIRSMIIRTKYAVVEPSPMMKKREENQEYYINST from the coding sequence ATGCGTTATTATGAAATAGTTTTTATGATACATCCTGATTTTAAAGAAGAAATATCTAATATAATTGGTCACTACACCACCATTATTACTAATGGTCAAGGAAAAATTCATCGCATAGAAAATTGGGGACGTCGCCAATTAGCGTACCCAGTTAAAAAGTTGCATAAAGCTTATTATGTGTTATTGAACATAGAAGTATCTCAAGATATTGTTAAAGAATTAAATGATGATTGTCATTTTAACAAAAAAATCATACGTAGTATGATAATACGAACTAAATATGCGGTCGTTGAACCATCTCCTATGATGAAAAAAAGAGAAGAAAATCAAGAGTATTACATAAATAGTACATAG
- the rlmB gene encoding 23S rRNA (guanosine(2251)-2'-O)-methyltransferase RlmB: protein MSELVYGIHSVKSVLDNYSQRILSVCIMHKSKDLRLKLLIDQIKQCKISIQECSRRQLDIQARGALHQGIIAKIVTNCCMQENDLPNFLMKCKTTPLLVVLDGVTDPHNLGACLRSADAAGAHIVIAPRNRSARLNGTVRKVASGSVDNVPFMQVTNLIRTLRLLQKYNIWIIGTVIKSQHLIFNSKLIRPLAFVMGSEGDGIRYLTQKNCDELITIPMLGVATSLNVSVATGICLFEALRQRNQYK, encoded by the coding sequence ATGAGCGAATTAGTATATGGTATACATTCTGTAAAATCGGTTTTAGACAATTATTCCCAGCGAATTTTGTCTGTGTGTATTATGCATAAATCTAAAGATTTGCGTTTGAAATTGTTAATTGATCAAATAAAACAATGTAAAATTAGTATTCAAGAATGTAGTCGCCGACAGTTAGATATTCAAGCGCGAGGTGCGTTGCATCAAGGTATCATTGCCAAAATAGTTACAAATTGTTGTATGCAAGAAAATGATTTGCCGAATTTTTTAATGAAATGTAAAACCACACCATTATTAGTGGTATTAGATGGAGTGACTGATCCACATAATTTGGGTGCATGTTTAAGATCCGCAGATGCAGCCGGGGCGCATATAGTTATTGCACCACGTAATCGTTCAGCGCGTTTAAATGGAACAGTTAGAAAAGTGGCTAGTGGATCTGTAGATAATGTACCTTTTATGCAAGTAACTAATTTAATTAGGACGTTACGATTACTTCAAAAATATAATATTTGGATTATTGGCACTGTAATAAAATCTCAACATCTAATTTTTAACAGTAAATTAATTAGGCCATTAGCTTTTGTAATGGGTTCCGAGGGCGATGGTATTCGTTACCTAACCCAAAAAAATTGCGATGAACTAATTACTATTCCAATGTTAGGGGTTGCAACATCTCTTAATGTTTCAGTAGCTACAGGAATATGTTTATTTGAAGCATTGAGACAACGTAATCAATATAAATAA
- a CDS encoding adenylosuccinate synthase — protein sequence MARSIVVIGAQWGDEGKGKIVDWLASRAQYVVRYQGGDNAGHTIVVDRKKITLHLIPSGILHNHVTTVITNGVVLSPVSLIKEIKILLKSGLSTCKRIFVSASCPMLLPYHVAMDLARENDRISKTIGTTGCGIGPAHEDKVARRALRISDLYNIKSFKKKLKNVIDYYNFQLVNYYKTHPINYQIVLDEVMSVSDMLIDMVVDVTELLDDAAKRGDSVIFEGAQGSLLDVDHGTYPYVTSAHTISGSVSVGAGVGLSYIDYVLGIVKAYSTRVGFGPFPTELSNDIGNWLCMNGNEFGSTTGRRRRTGWFDAVSVRYSVKINSFSSCCLTKLDVLDGLKELKICIAYRNKNGQIIHKCPSSLEEWEALEPIYETLPGWMTSTVGITVFHHLPKESQLYVKRIEKLIGVPISIISTGLDRSAIIILRNPFDS from the coding sequence ATGGCTAGAAGCATTGTTGTAATAGGAGCTCAATGGGGTGATGAAGGTAAAGGCAAAATAGTTGATTGGTTAGCTTCACGAGCTCAATATGTAGTGCGTTATCAAGGAGGAGATAACGCTGGTCATACTATTGTGGTAGACCGTAAAAAAATAACTTTGCATTTAATTCCTTCTGGAATTTTACATAATCATGTTACTACTGTTATTACTAATGGAGTTGTATTATCGCCAGTTTCTTTAATAAAAGAAATAAAAATCTTATTAAAATCAGGTCTTTCAACATGTAAACGCATATTTGTTTCTGCGTCTTGCCCTATGTTGCTGCCTTATCATGTAGCAATGGATTTGGCTAGAGAAAATGATCGCATCTCTAAAACCATTGGCACGACAGGGTGTGGTATTGGGCCAGCACACGAAGATAAAGTTGCGCGACGCGCTTTACGAATAAGCGATTTATATAACATAAAGAGTTTTAAAAAAAAATTGAAAAATGTGATAGATTATTATAATTTTCAATTAGTTAATTATTATAAAACACATCCTATTAATTATCAGATTGTTTTAGATGAAGTTATGTCAGTATCTGACATGTTGATAGATATGGTTGTTGATGTAACCGAGTTATTAGATGATGCTGCAAAACGAGGTGATTCAGTTATATTTGAAGGAGCTCAGGGTAGTTTATTAGATGTAGATCATGGAACATATCCTTATGTTACTTCTGCTCATACTATCTCTGGAAGTGTAAGCGTTGGTGCAGGAGTTGGGCTTAGTTATATTGATTATGTTTTAGGTATTGTAAAAGCGTATTCTACTCGTGTTGGATTTGGTCCTTTTCCTACGGAATTGTCAAATGATATAGGTAATTGGTTATGTATGAATGGGAATGAATTTGGTTCTACTACTGGACGCCGTCGTCGTACTGGGTGGTTTGATGCGGTATCAGTACGGTATTCCGTAAAAATTAATTCTTTTTCTTCGTGTTGTTTAACAAAACTGGATGTTTTGGATGGCTTAAAAGAGCTAAAAATTTGTATTGCATATCGCAATAAAAATGGACAAATAATACATAAATGTCCATCTTCTTTGGAAGAATGGGAAGCTTTAGAACCTATATATGAAACATTACCCGGGTGGATGACAAGCACTGTAGGCATCACGGTGTTCCATCATCTTCCTAAAGAGTCACAATTATATGTAAAACGCATAGAAAAACTTATCGGAGTTCCTATAAGTATTATTTCTACTGGTTTAGACCGTTCTGCAATAATAATATTGCGTAATCCGTTTGATTCTTAA
- the hflC gene encoding protease modulator HflC, with protein sequence MIRNFFSFVMCIIIILFFSLFTIEEGHKGIILRFGKVLRDTNNNPLIYNPGLHIKIPFIETIKILDSRIQTMDNQADRFVTMEKKDLIIDSYIKWRISDLSRYYLATGGGDISQAEVLIKRKFSDRLRSELGRLNVQGIVTDSRNKLMTDVRASLNNGTSGEEEPEFHFNNIKKSNFYLKNYDISKQEQYRVSDLVHPNSMAALGIEIVDVRIKQINLPTEVSDAIYQRMRAERDAVARRHRSQGREEAEKLRATADYEVTRTLAEAKRQSLIIRGEADAETAKLYATTFNEDPSFYALVRTLRAYENSFKKNNNDLMVLSAETDFLRFMKSPKSTTGLNN encoded by the coding sequence ATGATACGAAATTTTTTTTCATTTGTTATGTGTATAATAATAATATTATTTTTTTCTTTGTTTACAATAGAAGAGGGGCATAAAGGTATTATATTGCGTTTTGGTAAAGTATTACGTGATACAAATAATAATCCATTGATCTACAATCCTGGATTGCATATAAAAATTCCATTTATTGAGACAATTAAAATTTTAGATTCACGTATTCAAACCATGGATAACCAAGCAGATCGGTTTGTTACTATGGAAAAAAAGGATTTGATTATTGATTCTTATATAAAATGGCGTATTAGTGATTTGAGTCGATATTATTTAGCAACAGGAGGGGGTGATATTTCTCAAGCGGAAGTGTTAATAAAACGAAAATTTTCCGATCGTTTACGTTCAGAATTAGGGAGATTAAATGTTCAAGGCATTGTGACAGATTCTCGCAATAAATTAATGACAGATGTACGTGCGTCGTTAAATAATGGTACTTCAGGAGAAGAAGAGCCAGAGTTTCATTTTAATAATATTAAAAAATCTAATTTCTATTTGAAAAATTATGATATTTCAAAACAAGAACAATATCGTGTTTCTGATTTGGTTCATCCAAACAGTATGGCTGCATTGGGTATTGAGATTGTGGATGTACGAATTAAGCAAATAAATTTACCGACAGAGGTATCTGATGCAATTTATCAGCGTATGCGCGCAGAACGTGATGCTGTTGCTAGGCGGCATAGATCACAGGGACGAGAAGAAGCGGAAAAATTACGTGCTACAGCAGATTATGAAGTAACACGTACTTTAGCTGAGGCTAAACGTCAGTCGTTAATTATTCGGGGTGAAGCTGATGCAGAAACTGCTAAACTATATGCTACTACTTTCAATGAAGATCCTTCATTTTATGCGTTAGTACGCACTTTACGTGCGTATGAAAATAGTTTTAAGAAAAATAACAATGATCTTATGGTATTAAGCGCGGAAACTGATTTTTTACGTTTTATGAAATCACCAAAAAGTACTACTGGGCTTAATAATTAA
- the hflK gene encoding FtsH protease activity modulator HflK yields MVCNHLNNYRYIYDPWIHHSRNDVDHAFLEDNNKSEFNILDTDKYLDKITDKLNIFSNHNKDSEKFPRNKNFFIILILIIVAFVWIMSGLYTIKEAERGVVLRFGKYHHLVQPGLNWKPTFFDIVIPVNVESVRELAASGMMLTSDENVVRVEMNVQYRVTNPKNYLFNVIDADDSLRQATDSALRGVIGKYNMDRILTEGRTVVRSDTRRVLEQTIRPYNMGITLLDVNFQTARPPEEVKAAFDDAIAARENEQQYIREAEAYANEVQPRANGHAQRILEEGRAYKARTILEAQGEVQRFSKILPEYRAAPEITRERLYINSMERVLSNTRKIFVNSKNTQNVLLLPSGQVDKIKNNNKIAYSDSIDNTDDALNLNQICATSDTDMNDSQLISKSTQLSHHTSSIPKEKVLDQRQANIQRIDIARKGRES; encoded by the coding sequence ATGGTTTGTAATCATCTTAATAACTATAGGTATATTTATGATCCATGGATACATCATTCTAGAAATGATGTAGATCATGCTTTTCTTGAAGATAATAATAAATCTGAATTTAATATATTAGATACAGATAAGTATTTAGATAAAATAACCGATAAATTAAATATATTTAGCAATCACAATAAAGATTCAGAAAAATTTCCTAGAAATAAAAATTTTTTTATCATATTAATATTGATTATTGTTGCTTTTGTGTGGATTATGAGCGGTTTATATACGATTAAAGAAGCGGAACGTGGAGTAGTTTTAAGATTTGGAAAATATCATCATTTAGTACAACCAGGGCTAAATTGGAAACCTACTTTTTTTGATATTGTAATTCCAGTAAATGTAGAATCAGTACGTGAACTAGCAGCCTCTGGTATGATGTTAACTTCAGATGAAAATGTAGTTCGAGTAGAGATGAATGTACAGTATCGTGTAACTAATCCAAAAAACTATTTATTTAACGTTATTGATGCTGATGATAGCTTGCGTCAAGCCACTGATAGCGCTTTGCGTGGAGTTATTGGAAAATATAATATGGATCGTATTTTAACAGAAGGACGCACGGTAGTACGTAGTGATACGCGAAGAGTTTTAGAGCAAACAATACGTCCTTATAACATGGGTATTACTTTATTAGACGTAAACTTTCAAACAGCACGTCCTCCAGAAGAGGTAAAAGCAGCATTTGATGATGCTATTGCCGCTCGAGAAAATGAACAGCAATACATTCGTGAAGCTGAAGCTTATGCCAATGAAGTGCAGCCACGTGCTAATGGACACGCGCAACGTATTTTAGAAGAAGGTCGTGCATATAAAGCACGCACTATCTTGGAAGCACAAGGAGAAGTACAAAGATTTTCTAAAATTTTACCGGAGTATAGAGCAGCTCCTGAAATTACTCGTGAGCGATTATATATTAATTCCATGGAACGTGTGTTAAGCAATACTAGAAAAATATTTGTAAATTCAAAAAATACACAGAACGTATTATTACTACCTTCAGGTCAAGTAGATAAAATTAAAAATAATAATAAAATCGCGTATTCTGATAGTATTGATAACACTGATGATGCGCTTAATTTAAATCAAATATGCGCCACTAGTGATACTGACATGAATGATTCACAGTTAATATCAAAAAGTACTCAGCTGTCTCATCATACGAGTTCTATACCTAAAGAAAAAGTATTAGATCAAAGACAGGCTAATATACAACGTATTGATATTGCACGTAAAGGGAGAGAGTCGTAG